One window of the Silurus meridionalis isolate SWU-2019-XX chromosome 24, ASM1480568v1, whole genome shotgun sequence genome contains the following:
- the LOC124377940 gene encoding LOW QUALITY PROTEIN: general transcription factor 3C polypeptide 1-like (The sequence of the model RefSeq protein was modified relative to this genomic sequence to represent the inferred CDS: inserted 1 base in 1 codon), with translation MDALAMVLDEVALEGLDGITLSSLWIRLESRLPAFPLTLDALTREYVWRFLVSSEDEVSFYLLPQDRAQITLYNRFLEIDPETGIQELRGILEKKQDIYPVSVVQEDPGGIQGSCLYHRERKELNKLIRTETHTSRVTLQEAHTQWGEKLVIVASQEVRSRALIGCEGNPEVKLSDLSYCILERLGRARWQGELQRDLHAIAFKLDSGKIHYLRKSLDKNGLITMQSHVVRLPSGAQQHSILLLLKRFHIDRRSKYDILMESTSKILSELPDKTGIMIKLRDQLHICDRTFKKMYQYMQAAKMVSVISLPLQDLNPDAGPFKTKKGTNVLVRCLKLLKPYKRNQIDDDDDDDDDEDGDVPVKSNVQAQARDIERDLLAQAYDIVVTTGSKGISKTVLRGRLNIGKLESRMICRVLERNQMIKGFMEDEGRQRTTKYISKLFVEKSKLNLDFNKEKERSEKLRAPQEDTPVLDRDNTPDPGQDTEVEPQVEDKVPAKAQRSKSKPGRKSKSAPKKQQKEVTASPLCHSTPLRKKQPAHPRVKSKTSQEKELSEVEEKDDLLNQEVAADHTPSVLNDQSQEAEESVTMFEEFGPKLETTQTRRKKKLEIHQTYRLLKRKNIIIEAVRNLKVIEGLYTLQKKLMDEEKQEGVNTKVCKKSIVRLTRSLAREGFLKLYRTTVIQDGVSKKVEFVVHPTITPDDQLVRSAIEQVRFKISSSYTVHRLRSEEEKAKALSQEASKANPNVDFQGKTEEKMGVKSLKDFKPSIVPGLSRSLGYQPKMPRFRVVHTFLWYLIYGHPLNSSHPTEPNASTVTPDPEITTGVHDIPQFPGTEVVQDSGGTGAPEQKQFTVYGNELSWKRFVPPLPVHREFGYGWALISDALISLPLSVYVQIIQISFKVDGLEEYLSDPVKQHYLIRFLPSSIKTRLLHRRKYFFSFYESLQKLCYMGLLQFGPSEKFMDKDQGFFFLKRHATIVDTTACEPHYNLAIETRPFERRHYTFNTPHDVENYWFDLLCVCLNTPLGVIRPRSRDGEGDAEREESEPGADAAVGPRRYESLQYTLKGSCEVVDDGVTPGDGQGAGGLDSSFFSHLKRNWLWTTYLPNKPRKAGDNRTVRLRNLLSKHPFPKSICAVFQSGGSLAPPTIAEEDEVQVRVEPSSRNQQVRGGKRQKRKRQKKEVIKPPIKRRKLKKQSLCHDETDRKALLRMTRQRVMWTHLEDSILMLCRVASHFLNRKIKKPFVGWNVVRDILHRDLELSLDKTSLSVGRRSRYIMKNPQTQLNYRICLAEVYQDKALVEKFMNRHNNYTDTAVCAEEFNEFVSALRMKFSSSCGSSEVLLPDTKVELFNKFKVYTIGDESARTTDILNSVEDIHTLVLNNLIQSTLVLSNMQMKTCRAFQSFALYSRYNPEVLQQVFXSCKKRGLLNRRRANKLLGHKQNRGFPCLPMSYKLSQHYYRYFSWRFPSMLYNDVYDFLEVLGQKGAVDRPNTFSFQREKVRDDGEQESGGGEVENGDQCLIPPSDVEDMVVLPMDSAGGATACCVTLLTLGLISVDVSIPQQIVVVDSTLVDNEVVKSITKELDEEDEDEAGARFEVKAHQASHTNYLLMKGYFVPGIISLRNITSTEHIAVNACSLRIRLRNTHSHSLFTQTNSAVFPALSLPSSVSHMIDWQHVVGRNFLEECVSMLGYTSEDLKAVQEVMVTVETGAEFGIDLQDLYRKCTHLQQVEKGRSKTLKDYIQDLLDCEKVLEVGAFSPRLVCMNFADEWLLQCPKEPEEPVPQRAPPTTTDINPEASSSDNSPEAPPTSRKPPLKRPLNESDDDVVPPVKRSTIDAVTTDTVEFDGDEGGVKTPLPPPPTSVKEDVVHSDDAPASHMSETSVTKDDNVTQSQGGEKAEISEQNMLRFVARPWRAVDGSVNRPVCKGMLEALLLHIMTHPGVPEPTLLQHYSRVLQPLVILDLLKVLEELGCVTKRFTVKRPKVSLFSRPAIPKVKGHGEVGVMEDVVGFYEPTVDCSIRISKLFRMSLAGTDGYRCVHTEHTHTHILQQSAFI, from the exons ATGGACGCGCTGGCTATGGTGTTAGATGAGGTGGCTTTAGAGGGACTGGACGGTATCACTCTGAGCTCTCTTTGGATCAGGCTGGAGAGCCGGCTGCCCGCTTTCCCTCTGACTCTAGACGCCTTGACCCGGGAATATGTGTGGAGATTCCTGGTGTCCAGTGAAGATGAAGTGTCCTTTTACCTCCTGCCTCAGGACAGAGCCCAGATCACTTTATACAACCG GTTTCTGGAGATTGACCCAGAGACGGGGATCCAGGAGCTGAGGGGTATACTGGAGAAGAAGCAGGACATTTACCCGGTCAGTGTGGTGCAGGAGGACCCGGGGGGCATCCAGGGCTCATGTCTGTACcacagagagaggaaggagCTGAACAAGCTGATTCggactgagacacacacatccCGAGTCACACTACAGgaggcacacacaca gtggGGGGAGAAGCTGGTGATAGTGGCGAGTCAGGAGGTTCGAAGCCGAGCTCTAATTGGCTGTGAGGGAAACCCGGAGGTGAAGCTGAGTGACCTGTCCTACTGTATCTTAGAGAGACTGGGACGAGCTCGCTGGCAGGGGGAGCTGCAGAGAGACCTCCATGCCATTGCATtcaa ATTGGACTCAGGGAAAATCCATTACCTGCGTAAATCTCTGGATAAAAACGGTCTGATCACCATGCAGTCTCATGTCGTCCGTCTCCCATCAGGAGCTCAACAACACTCCATCCTGCTGCTGCTCAAACGCTTCCACATCGACag GAGGAGTAAATATGACATCCTGATGGAGTCGACATCCAAAATCCTGTCTGAGCTTCCTGACAAAACTGGCATTATGATCAAACTGCGGGACCAGCtg CACATCTGTGATCGAACATTTAAGAAGATGTATCAGTATATGCAGGCAGCTAAGATGGTGAGTGTGATATCACTTCCTCTACAAGATCTAAACCCAGACGCCGGACCCTTCAAGACTAAGAAAG GTACAAACGTCCTTGTCCGCTGTCTAAAACTTCTGAAGCCATATAAAAGAAACCAGatagatgatgatgacgatgatgatgatgatgaagatggagaCGTACCTGTTAAAAGTAACGTCCAGGCTCAGGCTCGTGATATTGAGCGAGATCTTCTGGCCCAGGCTTACGACATTG TGGTGACCACAGGATCTAAAGGTATTTCCAAGACGGTGTTAAGGGGACGGCTGAACATTGGGAAACTGGAGAGCCGCATGATCTGTAGGGTTCTGGAGAGAAACCAAATGATAAAG GGTTTTATGGAGGATGAGGGGAGACAGCGGACGACGAAATACATCAGTAAACTTTTTGTAGAGAAAAGCAAACTAAACCTGGACTTCAATAAAGAGAAGGAGCGCAGTGAGAAACTCAGAGCACCACAGGAGGACACACCCGTTCTTGACCGAGACAACACGCCCGATCCTGGACAGGATACTGAGGTAGAACCCCAGGTGGAGGACAAGGTTCCTGCTAAAGCACAAAGGTCAAAAAGCAAACCCGGCAGAAAGtccaaatcagcaccaaaaaaacaacagaaggAAGTTACTGCATCACCGCTGTGTCATTCCACACCTCTGAGGA agAAGCAGCCTGCTCATCCTAGAGTGAAGAGTAAGACCTCCCAGGAGAAAGAGCTTAGTGAAGTGGAAGAGAAAGATGATTTGCTGAACCAGGAAGTTGCTGCTGACCACACCCCCAGTGTCCTCAATGACCAATCCCAAGAAGCCGAGGAGAGCGTGACCATGTTTGAGGAATTCGGCCCAAAGCTAGAG ACAACtcaaacaagaagaaaaaaaaaacttgaaattcATCAGACATATCGTCTGCTCAAGCGGAAGAACATTATCATAGAAGCTGTACGCAACCTGAAGGTCATCGAGGGGCTTTACAC GCTGCAGAAGAAGCTGATGGATGAGGAAAAGCAGGAGGGTGTGAACACTAAAGTGTGTAAGAAAAGCATTGTGAGACTGACTCGCTCTCTGGCTAGAGAAGGCTTCCTTAAGCTGTACAGGACTACAGTAATACAAGATGGTGTAAGCAAGAAg GTGGAGTTTGTCGTTCATCCGACCATCACTCCAGATGACCAGTTAGTGAGAAGTGCTATAGAACAGGTCCGGTTCAAGATTTCCAGCTCCTACACAGTGCACAG GCTGAGAAGTGAGGAGGAGAAGGCCAAGGCGCTCTCTCAGGAAGCGAGTAAAGCAAATCCTAATGTTGATTTTCAGGGAAAGACAGAAGAGAAGATGGGCGTGAAGTCACTGAAGGACTTCAAACCAAGCATAG TCCCAGGCCTGAGTCGCTCTCTGGGTTACCAACCAAAGATGCCCCGTTTCCGTGTGGTCCACACCTTCTTGTGGTATCTGATCTATGGTCACCCTCTAAACTCATCCCATCCCACTGAACCCAATGCCTCGACTGTGACTCCTGACCCAGAGATCACCACCGGGGTGCATGACATCCCTCAGTTTCCTGGCACAgaggtggtgcaggacagtgGGGGCACAGGGGCACCGGAACAGAAGCAGTTCACAG TGTATGGTAATGAGCTGAGTTGGAAGAGGTTTGTTCCTCCGTTGCCAGTTCACAGAGAGTTTGGTTACGGTTGGGCTTTAATCAGTGATGCCCtcatctctcttcctctcagTGTGTATGTTCAAATCATCCAGATCAGCTtcaag gtggaTGGTTTGGAGGAATACCTAAGTGACCCAGTGAAGCAGCATTACCTCATCAGGTTTCTTCCATCTAGCATCAAAACACGACTACTGCACCGAcg GAAGTACTTCTTCAGTTTCTATGAGAGTTTACAGAAGCTGTGCTACATGGGCCTTTTACAATTTGGGCCAAGTGAGAAGTTCATGGACAAAGATCAg ggtttTTTCTTCCTGAAGAGACATGCGACTATCGTAGACACGACGGCGTGTGAGCCGCACTATAACCTGGCTATAGAGACACGGCCATTCGAGAGGCGTCACTACACCTTTAACACACCACATGATGTAGAGAATTACTGGTTtgacctgctgtgtgtgtgtctcaacaCTCCTctag GTGTGATTCGTCCCCGTAGCCGTGATGGTGAGGGTGATGCGGAGCGAGAGGAGTCAGAGCCTGGTGCTGATGCTGCAGTGGGACCTAGACGTTATGAAAGTCTGCAGTACACACTAAA AGGGAGCTGTGAGGTCGTTGATGATGGTGTAACGCCTGGTGATGGACAAGGGGCGGGAGGTTTAGACTCCTCCTTCTTCAGTCACCTGAAACGTAACTGGCTGTGGACCACTTATCTTCCCAACAAACCTCGGAAG GCTGGAGACAATCGCACTGTGCGTCTGAGGAACCTGCTGTCCAAACATCCCTTCCCTAAATCAATATGTGCTG TATTTCAGAGTGGTGGTTCTCTGGCTCCTCCTACGATAGCGGAGGAGGACGAGGTGCAGGTCCGTGTGGAACCCAGCTCTAGGAACCAGCAGGTACGTGgaggaaaaagacagaaacGCAAGAGACAGAAGAAAGAAGTCATCAAGCCACCTATAAAGAGAAGGAAAT tgaagaagCAGAGCCTATGTCATGATGAGACTGATCGTAAAGCTCTGTTGAGAATGACCAGACAGAGAGTGATGTGGACTCATCTGGAGGACAGCATCCTCATGCTGTGTAGAGTCGCCAGCCACTTCCTCAACcgcaag ATTAAGAAGCCGTTTGTGGGGTGGAACGTGGTGCGTGATATCCTGCACAGAGACCTGGAACTGTCTCTGGATAAAACGTCTCTCTCAGTGGGCCGACGCTCACGTTATATCATGAAGAATCCTCAGACCCAACTCAACTACag GATTTGCCTGGCTGAAGTTTATCAGGATAAAGCTTTGGTTGAGAAGTTCATGAACAGACACAACAACTACACAGACAcggct gtgTGTGCTGAGGAGTTTAATGAGTTTGTAAGTGCTCTCAGGATGAAGTTTAGTTCCAGCTGTGGTTCTAGTGAGGTTCTTCTCCCAGACACCAAAGTGGAACTTTTCAACAA GTTTAAAGTTTACACTATTGGTGATGAATCTGCTCGGACCACAGATATCctgaacag TGTGGAGGATATACACACTCTGGTGCTGAACAATCTGATCCAGAGCACACTCGTCCTCTCGAACATGCAAATGAAGACCTGTCGTGCCtttcag TCGTTTGCTCTCTACAGTAGATATAACCCGGAGGTCCTGCAGCAGGTGT TCAGCTGTAAGAAGCGTGGTCTGTTAAACCGTCGCCGTGCCAACAAGCTCCTGGGCCACAAGCAGAACCGAGGCTTCCCCTGCCTGCCCATGTCCTATAAGCTGTCTCAGCATTACTACAG GTATTTCTCCTGGCGTTTCCCAAGCATGCTGTATAATGATGTGTATGATTTCCTGGAGGTTCTGGGTCAGAAAGGAGCAGTGGACCGACCCAACACCTTTTCCTtccagagagagaaagtgagggatgatggagaacaggagagtggaggaggagaagtAGAGAATGGAGACCAGTGTCTGATACCTCCCAGTGATGTGGAGGACATGGTTGTGTTGCCCATGGACTCTGCAGGAGGAGCAACAGCATGCTGTGTCACATTGCTGACCCTGGGCCTGATCAGTGTGGACGTCTCCATACCACAGCAGATCGTCGTAGTGGACAGCACACTAGTGGACAACGAGGTGGTCAagag catcACTAAAGAGctggatgaggaggatgaggatgaagctGGAGCTCGATTTGAGGTGAAGGCTCACCAGGCAtctcacaccaactacctgctgATGAAGGGATACTTTGTCCCGGGAATCATCAGCCTGAGGAACATCACATCTACCGAACACATCGCAGTCAACGCCTGCAGCCTGCGCATCCGTCTGCGcaacacacactcgcactccCTGTTCACACAGACCA ACAGTGCAGTgtttcctgctctctctcttccctcctcTGTCTCCCACATGATTGACTGGCAGCATGTGGTTGGACGGAACTTCCTGGAGGAATGTGTGTCCATGTTGGGTTACACCAGTGAGGACCTAAAGGCTGTGCAGGAGGTCATGGTTACTGTGGAAACAGGGGCGGAGTTTGGCATTGATCTACAGGACTTGTACAGGAAGTGCACACACCTGCAACAGGTGGAGAAGGGGCGGAGCAAAACGTTGAAGGATTACATCCAG gatCTGTTAGACTGTGAGAAGGTGTTGGAGGTGGGCGCTTTCTCTCCTCGCTTGGTCTGCATGAACTTTGCTGATGAGTGGCTGCTGCAGTGCCCTAAAGAACCTGAAGAACCTGTCCCTCAAAGAGCTCCACCCACCACCACTGACATCAATCCAGAAGCATCTTCCTCAGATAACTCCCCTGAAGCTCCGCCTACTTCACGCAAGCCACCCTTAAAGAGGCCATTAAATGAGTCGGACGATGATGTAGTCCCTCCTGTCAAGAGATCCACCATAGACGCTGTTACAACGGACACCGTGGAATTCGATGGAGACGAGGGTGGAGTTAAAACTCCTCTTCCACCTCCACCCACTTCTGTTAAAGAGGACGTGGTGCACAGTGATGATGCGCCAGCTTCACACATGTCTGAAACTTCTGTAACTAAAGACGACAATGTAACACAGagtcaag GTGGAGAGAAGGCTGAGATCTCAGAGCAAAA cATGTTGAGATTTGTAGCTCGTCCATGGCGTGCAGTGGATGGGTCTGTGAACAGGCCGGTGTGTAAGGGGATGTTAGAAGCACTGCTGTTACACATCATGACCCACCCTGGGGTTCCTGAACCCACCCTGCTGCAGCATTACAGCAGAGTCCTGCAGCCACTGGTCATCCTAGATCTGttaaag GTTCTTGAAGAATTGGGGTGTGTAACAAAACGCTTCACGGTTAAACGGCCCAAAGTGTCTCTGTTTTCTCGCCCTGCCATCCCCAAGGTCAAAGGTCATGGAGAGGTTGGTGTGATGGAGGATGTGGTGGGGTTTTATGAACCCACAGTGGACTGCAGTATAAGAATCTCTAAGCTCTTCCGCATGAGTCTAGCTGGAACAGATGGGTACAGATGTGtgcacactgaacacacacacacacacattcttcaacagagtgcttttatttaa
- the LOC124377848 gene encoding axin-1-like isoform X1, translating into MAMRVMQCHGGAVDHFREGVLRPPVPGEENIKSDAVRPESYEPEGRASPDHAHPSWAGSLKALLDEQDGIALFREFLVQEGCSDVIDFWLACSGFWLAYCSTLSCSSTSMEMLEDKRRLKLAKAIYKKYIISGGVVAKKIKPLTKSSIRERIRLTQLDSTLFQLAKQEVQKSMELEAYPLFLKSNIFLRCRQETCTEQEHHKHQLNIHTQETANSKEEINHSEEEHQDSLALETGNNKQEINRPIQEAESGKKELKHKRENGKQEVPRLSSRLVEETKWVEPEISSANHKRLEHHNDGYKVKYRMIQGCVRADAHKTFFLHKHSMHRMPEPCEFAADLISRLELVKGRENRRLVEDHLQTICMQEPDDAMVSTASCMCPTHFFPTHHSSSHLSAQHSSVIPEIIMDEPEHGQRGIRTHSWCSSTTHSHTCPNYSDTWCHGNLARTNQSEALGYSSRRTCVCESVTVAYYFCGEPIPYRTMVKGAVITLGLFRELLSKKGHYRFFFKKASDEFECGVVYEEVREDHSVLPMFEGRITGKVEKIY; encoded by the exons ATGGCCATGAGAGTGATGCAGTGCCATGGCGGTGCAGTTGACCATTTTCGGGAGGGGGTACTCCGTCCTCCAGTTCCAGGAGAGGAGAACATAAAGAGTGATGCAGTCCGGCCGGAGAGCTACGAACCAGAGGGCAGGGCTTCGCCTGACCACGCCCACCCGAGTTGGGCAGGGTCTCTAAAGGCACTACTGGACGAGCAGGATGGAATTGCGCTGTTTCGGGAGTTCCTCGTGCAGGAGGGATGCAGTGATGTCATAGACTTCTGGTTAGCATGCAGTGGATTTTGGTTAGCATACTGCTCTACTCTGAG CTGCTCTTCAACATCGATGGAGATGTTAGAGGACAAACGGAGGCTGAAACTCGCTAAAGCCATCTACAAGAAGTACATCATCAGTGGCGGAGTCGTGGCCAAGAAAATCAAACCTCTCACAAAGAGCTCCATCAGAGAGCGAATCCGTCTCACACAACTCGACTCCACGCTGTTCCAGCTCGCCAAAcaggaagtgcagaagagcatGGAGTTGGAAGCATATCCACTCTTCCTCAAGTCCAACATCTTCCTCAGGTGCAGACAGGAAACCTGTACTGAACAGGAACATCACAAACATCAACTAAACATCCACACACAGGAAACAGCAAACAGCAAGGAGGAAATCAATCACTCTGAAGAGGAACATCAGGACAGCCTTGCACTGGAAACAGGAAACAACAAACAGGAAATTAACAGACCAATTCAGGAAGCAGAAAGTGGCAAAAAGGAACTTAAACACAAAAGAGAAAATGGCAAACAGGAGGTGCCAAGGCTCTCTTCCAGATTAGTAGAGGAGACAAAATGGGTGGAGCCTGAGATCagctcagccaatcacaagagACTTGAGCACCATAATGATGG ATATAAAGTGAAGTACAGGATGATACAggggtgtgtgagagctgatgCCCACAAAACATTCTTCCTTCACAaacat agtatGCACCGCATGCCAGAGCCATGTGAGTTTGCTGCTGATCTGATCAGCCGTTTGGAGCTCGTTAAAGGGAGAGAGAACAGGAGACTGGTGGAGGACCATCTACAGACAAtctgcatg CAGGAACCTGATGATGCTATGGTTTCCACAGCATCCTGTATGTGCCCCACCCATTTCTTCCCTACCCATCATAGCTCCTCCCACCTCAGTGCTCAACATTCCTCTGTGATTCCTGAGATCATCATGGATGAACCTGAACACGGTCAAAGGGGAATAAGAACACACAGCTGGTGTTCTTctacaacacactcacacacctgccCCAACTACAGTGACACCTGGTGCCATGGAAACTTGGCACGAACCAATCAGAGTGAAGCACTGggttacag CTCCAggaggacgtgtgtgtgtgaaagtgtgacaGTGGCGTATTATTTCTGTGGAGAGCCGATTCCATACCGCACCATGGTTAAAGGTGCAGTTATCACGCTGGGGCTCTTCAGAGAGCTGCTCAGTAAGAAGGGACACTACAG gtttttctttaaaaaagcgAGTGATGAGTTCGAGTGCGGTGTTGTTTATGAGGAGGTGCGTGAGGACCACAGCGTCCTGCCCATGTTTGAGGGCAGAATCACCgggaaggtggagaagatctactga
- the LOC124377848 gene encoding axin-1-like isoform X2 has protein sequence MAMRVMQCHGGAVDHFREGVLRPPVPGEENIKSDAVRPESYEPEGRASPDHAHPSWAGSLKALLDEQDGIALFREFLVQEGCSDVIDFWLACSGFWLAYCSTLSCSSTSMEMLEDKRRLKLAKAIYKKYIISGGVVAKKIKPLTKSSIRERIRLTQLDSTLFQLAKQEVQKSMELEAYPLFLKSNIFLRCRQETCTEQEHHKHQLNIHTQETANSKEEINHSEEEHQDSLALETGNNKQEINRPIQEAESGKKELKHKRENGKQEVPRLSSRLVEETKWVEPEISSANHKRLEHHNDGYKVKYRMIQGCVRADAHKTFFLHKHSMHRMPEPCEFAADLISRLELVKGRENRRLVEDHLQTICMEPDDAMVSTASCMCPTHFFPTHHSSSHLSAQHSSVIPEIIMDEPEHGQRGIRTHSWCSSTTHSHTCPNYSDTWCHGNLARTNQSEALGYSSRRTCVCESVTVAYYFCGEPIPYRTMVKGAVITLGLFRELLSKKGHYRFFFKKASDEFECGVVYEEVREDHSVLPMFEGRITGKVEKIY, from the exons ATGGCCATGAGAGTGATGCAGTGCCATGGCGGTGCAGTTGACCATTTTCGGGAGGGGGTACTCCGTCCTCCAGTTCCAGGAGAGGAGAACATAAAGAGTGATGCAGTCCGGCCGGAGAGCTACGAACCAGAGGGCAGGGCTTCGCCTGACCACGCCCACCCGAGTTGGGCAGGGTCTCTAAAGGCACTACTGGACGAGCAGGATGGAATTGCGCTGTTTCGGGAGTTCCTCGTGCAGGAGGGATGCAGTGATGTCATAGACTTCTGGTTAGCATGCAGTGGATTTTGGTTAGCATACTGCTCTACTCTGAG CTGCTCTTCAACATCGATGGAGATGTTAGAGGACAAACGGAGGCTGAAACTCGCTAAAGCCATCTACAAGAAGTACATCATCAGTGGCGGAGTCGTGGCCAAGAAAATCAAACCTCTCACAAAGAGCTCCATCAGAGAGCGAATCCGTCTCACACAACTCGACTCCACGCTGTTCCAGCTCGCCAAAcaggaagtgcagaagagcatGGAGTTGGAAGCATATCCACTCTTCCTCAAGTCCAACATCTTCCTCAGGTGCAGACAGGAAACCTGTACTGAACAGGAACATCACAAACATCAACTAAACATCCACACACAGGAAACAGCAAACAGCAAGGAGGAAATCAATCACTCTGAAGAGGAACATCAGGACAGCCTTGCACTGGAAACAGGAAACAACAAACAGGAAATTAACAGACCAATTCAGGAAGCAGAAAGTGGCAAAAAGGAACTTAAACACAAAAGAGAAAATGGCAAACAGGAGGTGCCAAGGCTCTCTTCCAGATTAGTAGAGGAGACAAAATGGGTGGAGCCTGAGATCagctcagccaatcacaagagACTTGAGCACCATAATGATGG ATATAAAGTGAAGTACAGGATGATACAggggtgtgtgagagctgatgCCCACAAAACATTCTTCCTTCACAaacat agtatGCACCGCATGCCAGAGCCATGTGAGTTTGCTGCTGATCTGATCAGCCGTTTGGAGCTCGTTAAAGGGAGAGAGAACAGGAGACTGGTGGAGGACCATCTACAGACAAtctgcatg GAACCTGATGATGCTATGGTTTCCACAGCATCCTGTATGTGCCCCACCCATTTCTTCCCTACCCATCATAGCTCCTCCCACCTCAGTGCTCAACATTCCTCTGTGATTCCTGAGATCATCATGGATGAACCTGAACACGGTCAAAGGGGAATAAGAACACACAGCTGGTGTTCTTctacaacacactcacacacctgccCCAACTACAGTGACACCTGGTGCCATGGAAACTTGGCACGAACCAATCAGAGTGAAGCACTGggttacag CTCCAggaggacgtgtgtgtgtgaaagtgtgacaGTGGCGTATTATTTCTGTGGAGAGCCGATTCCATACCGCACCATGGTTAAAGGTGCAGTTATCACGCTGGGGCTCTTCAGAGAGCTGCTCAGTAAGAAGGGACACTACAG gtttttctttaaaaaagcgAGTGATGAGTTCGAGTGCGGTGTTGTTTATGAGGAGGTGCGTGAGGACCACAGCGTCCTGCCCATGTTTGAGGGCAGAATCACCgggaaggtggagaagatctactga